The nucleotide sequence TGTGGATACTTTTGTGCACAACTATGTATAAATGTCTGTCAACGCTTGTTTTATATGTGGGAATTGAAAGGTAAATGAGTGAGCCGTTAATTTTTTGGGAAGGACTCTTTGGCCATCTAGAATCAAAGTGCTCATTTCTCCGAGAGCCATTTTGATAGCAAAAGCCGGGACAAATAACCAGTGAGGACGCTGAAGAACTTCGGCTAACGTTTTTCCAAGTGTATTTAGATGTTCTGGCGAAGGGGCAGTTAAGTTAACCGGACCATTTATATCTGACTGGTTCATAATGAAAAGGAGGGCCCTTGCTACATCCTTAATATGAATCCAGGACATCCACTGCTGTCCTGAAGCAATTCGTCCACCTGTAAACAATTTATAAGGTAAAGCCATGCGGGGAAGTGCGCCTTCTTCCTTTCCGAGAATGACACCGAAGCGTGCTGTCACAGTCCGGATGCCAAGTGCTTCAGAGTGTTGTGCCTCCGACTCCCAAATATCTACCGTCTTTGCGAGAAAGCCTTTAGTTGTCGTCTTTGATGATTCTGTAAAAGTCTCTTCAAGAGAAACTGGATAACAACCAATGGCGCTTGCGTTGATAAAGACGCTAGGTTTTTGCGGAAGTGCTGCCATAATTCTAATCATTTCTTTAGTGGATGAGATACGGCTGCTGATTATCTGTTGCTTGCGCTTCTCCGTCCAGCGTCCGCTATTAAGCGATTCACCTGCTAAATTAATAAAGGCATCGATATCTTGAAGTTCTTTTTCTGGCTTGGAGCGGTCGTCCAGCCATTTGACATAGCGAATGTTGTCTGTATCTCGTTTGTTTTCGAAGCTCCGTGTTAAAATAACGACTTGATGTCCATTTTTTAGAAGCTCATCGATTAGTGCTCTTCCTACAAATCCTGTGCCGCCGGCAATAACCACCTTCATTTTTACCCCTCCCAATCTCCCTTTAAACATTGGATTTTATCTATTATAGTACCCCTCCTTGAGCGGCATTGAAACAATTTCATGGTACAGTAGAAGAAAGAGGTGATAGATATGAAGGTTATTACAAAAATCTCTCTTCAACAAAAGCTTACAGATCGGTATAACATTTTCATAAATGAGGAATACGCCTTTAGCGTTGATGAATCTGTACTCATTCAATATGGATTAAAAAAAGGAATGGAGCTGACCGATGAGCAGATAGACGGTATTATTCGGAGAGATGCAGTGCGTAAAGGCCTGAATATGGCTATTCAATTTTTGTCTATTCGAATGAGAGCCGAAAAAGAAGTAAGAGAGTTTTTAATAAAAAAAGAGGTCGAAAGTGAGTCCATAGAAGAGATTATCCATGCTCTTTACCGGATGAATTATCTAGATGATGCTGAATTTGCCAAGGCTTATACGAATACACAAATCAATGCATCAGATAAAGGACCGAAAGTCATTGAACGAGAGTTAAAGGAAAAAGGAATTGAGGGTTCTTTAATAGAAGAAGCACTCGCCAAATTTGAAGAGGGGCTTCAGCTTGAAAAATCAATCAAGCTTGCCCAAAAATATCGTCAGAAGTATAGAAAAGAATCTCCTATTATTCAAAAACAAAAAATAGAACAGACGTTAAGCAGAAAAGGATATGAATGGGGGATTATTCAAGAAGCGGTCGCAGGATCAGAAGAGGAAGGAAACGAAGAGGAGCACTTGGAAGTGCTTATGTATCAAGCGGCAAAGGCTCACCGCCGATATAATAAATTTTCAGGCGGTGAATATCGTCAGAAGATGAAGCAGGCGCTTTACCGAAAGGGTTTTTCTATGAGCGACATTGAGCAGGCTATCGAAAAGCTGCAGGAAGAATAGGGGTTATGTTTTAATAATAACCTCTAACTGCTCTTCTGCTTCATGAACGATTTGCTTAGCAATCTCTTTCGGGAGCGGAAAGCGAGAGGGATGTTCCACATGGTTTGAATGATCCCAAAAGGGCGTGTTCATGCCACCCATGTAAGCGGCTACGAAGCGCAGTCCACTGCCTTCATATTCTTTTTGAAGACTTTCTGTAAGTCCGCGCAGGGCAAACTTGCTCGCACAATAGATGGCTTCGTGTTTTTTTCCGCGCAGGCCAGCTGTGGATATAATATTAATAACCATGCCACTGCTTGTTAAAAGCGGCAAAAAAGCTTTTGTGAGTAAAATCGGAGCATAGACATTAACAGAAAATATCGTTTCCATCATTTCGACTGTAGTATCAGAGAAGGGACCAAACATACCAATCCCTGCATTATTAATTAAAATGTCTATGGAGCAGCCGCTTGATTGAAGGGAGGCGGCTATCTTTTCAATGGACTCCGGTTGGCTTACATCGAGTGAATAAATCGTTGCTACGCCACCAGCTGCTTCAATTTCTCTTTTGACTGCTGCTAGCTTTTCGATATTGCGACCTGCTAAATGAACGTGAAAACTTTTTTGGCTATAAAGAAGTGCTAATTCTTTTCCGAGTCCTGATCCGCTCCCGGTAATGAAACAATTTTTCAAGATAACCATCCTTTCTGCTTTCTTATTTGTTGTCATTTCACTATACTGAAGGAAAAAAGGGTGTGCAACTATTGGAAATGCAGAAACGTTACAGTGATATGGAAGAATATGAATTGAGACAGGAAATTGCCCGATTAAAAGAGAAAGCACGCAAAGCTGAACAGCTAGGTATCGTGAATGAATTTGCCGTTTTAGAAAGAAAAGCGTTA is from Bacillus sp. PK3_68 and encodes:
- a CDS encoding SDR family oxidoreductase, yielding MVILKNCFITGSGSGLGKELALLYSQKSFHVHLAGRNIEKLAAVKREIEAAGGVATIYSLDVSQPESIEKIAASLQSSGCSIDILINNAGIGMFGPFSDTTVEMMETIFSVNVYAPILLTKAFLPLLTSSGMVINIISTAGLRGKKHEAIYCASKFALRGLTESLQKEYEGSGLRFVAAYMGGMNTPFWDHSNHVEHPSRFPLPKEIAKQIVHEAEEQLEVIIKT
- a CDS encoding TIGR01777 family oxidoreductase, which codes for MKVVIAGGTGFVGRALIDELLKNGHQVVILTRSFENKRDTDNIRYVKWLDDRSKPEKELQDIDAFINLAGESLNSGRWTEKRKQQIISSRISSTKEMIRIMAALPQKPSVFINASAIGCYPVSLEETFTESSKTTTKGFLAKTVDIWESEAQHSEALGIRTVTARFGVILGKEEGALPRMALPYKLFTGGRIASGQQWMSWIHIKDVARALLFIMNQSDINGPVNLTAPSPEHLNTLGKTLAEVLQRPHWLFVPAFAIKMALGEMSTLILDGQRVLPKKLTAHSFTFQFPHIKQALTDIYT
- the recX gene encoding recombination regulator RecX produces the protein MKVITKISLQQKLTDRYNIFINEEYAFSVDESVLIQYGLKKGMELTDEQIDGIIRRDAVRKGLNMAIQFLSIRMRAEKEVREFLIKKEVESESIEEIIHALYRMNYLDDAEFAKAYTNTQINASDKGPKVIERELKEKGIEGSLIEEALAKFEEGLQLEKSIKLAQKYRQKYRKESPIIQKQKIEQTLSRKGYEWGIIQEAVAGSEEEGNEEEHLEVLMYQAAKAHRRYNKFSGGEYRQKMKQALYRKGFSMSDIEQAIEKLQEE